TCGGTGACGGTCTCGAGCCCCCGTCGGTCGGCCCGATCGGCGACGTCCGCGACGGCCTCGCGGCCCTCGTCCTCGAGGGAGGCCTCGAGCTCGGGACCCGTCTCGTCGGTCGCCGCGGCGGTGACGCGGCTGTCGACCACGTACAGCGAGTGGACCGTCGCGTCGTTGTGCTCGGCGATCGGCAGGCCGTGGGCCAGCGTCTCGGCGATCGTCTCGCTCCCGTCGGTCGGAATGAGGATGTCGTCGTACATCGTCGGCTACCGCAGACTTGGACGGGAACCCGGATAAAAGACGGTCACAGTTCTCTCGCGGCGGTAGTGTCCGTCCGACGGAGCGGCGACGACGTGCCCGGTCGGCCCGGCGTCACTGATCGGCCGGTTCGCCGATGTCGGTCCCGTCGCCC
This portion of the Haloterrigena gelatinilytica genome encodes:
- a CDS encoding universal stress protein → MYDDILIPTDGSETIAETLAHGLPIAEHNDATVHSLYVVDSRVTAAATDETGPELEASLEDEGREAVADVADRADRRGLETVTDVRKGTPSKAILEYADEHGIDLIVIGTRGKSPREKIASLGSVSERVVDNAEIPVFVVRDAGGTD